The Actinoplanes sp. N902-109 genomic interval CGGGCGTGCACAGCACCCCGTTCTTCACCATCGCCAGGCACGCGCCCGAGCTCTCGGTGACCTCACCGCGGTCGTTGATGAACACCGGCCAGTCCGCCCCGCGCGCCTTGGCGTCGAAGTTGCCCAGCCGGCCGTTGTGGTAGTTCGAGAACACCTTCATGGTGGCCGGCGAGGCGCTGTGGTTGATCCGCGGCCACGAGCTCACCGCCAGCGTGCAGGTGCGGCCCTGGCCCAGCTTGCTGGTGAAGTCCCAGGTGTCGATCACGATCTCGGCCGGGGTGCCCGGGGCCACCATCTGCTCGCGGTGCAGGCCGGCGGCGAAACCCCAGGGCCGTACGTAGATGTCGCGGCCCGGCACCCCGACGCGCCGCAGCAGCTCCGCCGCCGCGGCCGCCAGCTCGTCCGCGTCGAACGCCGGGGCCAGCCGGCTCAGCCGCAGCGTGTCGAGCATCCGCTGCATGTGGTCGCGGAACCGGAAACCCAGCAGTTGCCCCCGCTGCGGGCTCCAGTAGGAGTGCACACCCTCGAAGGCCGCCGACACCGAGGCGTGCCCCACGGCGTTGACGTGCACGGTCGCCTCGTCCCACGGGACGAAGGCGCCGTTGCGCCAGAGGACACGGTCGGGTCGGGAGTCGGGCAGGGTCATGGTGCCTCCATCTCGGGTACGGGCCGGTGCTGCGCTGCGGACAGGGCGTTCACGACGGCACCGGCGTCGAACCGGTGCTGCGCCTGCTCGATGAGCCCGGCATGACGCTCGCTCCAGCGCTGGATCTCGCCGGCCATCTCGTGCAGCCGCACACCGAGCTCGGTCAGCCGGTACTCGACGATGTCCCGGCTGGTCCGGCGGGGCGGCCCGGTCAGCGGGCCACGCAGGTAGCCGTCGCGCTGCAGCCGGCGCAGCGTCTCGATGAGCACCTTGTGATTGATGCCCTCCAGATGGCGGTGCAGGTCGTTGAACCGCGTCCGGCCGGCCGCCACCGCCTCGACGACCGCCAATGTCCAGCGGCCGGAGAGAACGGGCAGGACCTGCTGCATCGGCAGCGCGGAAAGGCGCCGTGGTACGGGCGTGGGGCAGGATGTGACCGACATGGTGGACCACCATTTCGCAGCGGGGCAGATGTCGTTGCACCGACGCTATCCAGCGCCCCGCGCGGCCATAACCGGCAATTGTTGTCAGCCGTCCGCTGACCGTTTCATGTACGTTCCCCCGCCGTTGTCAGCAACCTGTGCGCAGTTGCGCGGGGGTTCCGGGGGCTCGACCCTCGGGCAGAATGCAAGATGACCACGGCCGCGGTCTTGCGGACGTGGTCATCTCGGCAGCGAGCGGGCGA includes:
- a CDS encoding aminotransferase class IV, producing the protein MTLPDSRPDRVLWRNGAFVPWDEATVHVNAVGHASVSAAFEGVHSYWSPQRGQLLGFRFRDHMQRMLDTLRLSRLAPAFDADELAAAAAELLRRVGVPGRDIYVRPWGFAAGLHREQMVAPGTPAEIVIDTWDFTSKLGQGRTCTLAVSSWPRINHSASPATMKVFSNYHNGRLGNFDAKARGADWPVFINDRGEVTESSGACLAMVKNGVLCTPDLASGVLDSITRETMLTLAAEAGIPVAVRRIERTELYLADEVFLLGTAAEILPATEVDGFVVGTGKPGPVAQELEERYIALVRGDVTTHESWLTTVTF
- a CDS encoding helix-turn-helix domain-containing protein — translated: MSVTSCPTPVPRRLSALPMQQVLPVLSGRWTLAVVEAVAAGRTRFNDLHRHLEGINHKVLIETLRRLQRDGYLRGPLTGPPRRTSRDIVEYRLTELGVRLHEMAGEIQRWSERHAGLIEQAQHRFDAGAVVNALSAAQHRPVPEMEAP